From Mailhella massiliensis:
GCGGTTAAGTGGGTCTATGCAATTGATACAGACATTAGCATGCCCTACCGCGACAATTTGTCATCTTTGCTCCACGAACGGTCGTTCATGGATGCCGTTGATGAGCGCGTATGGCGGAAGCTCCTTGGGATAAACAAGCTTGGAAATCTTGCGGTACACACCGAGCGTGTCGTTACACCCGCGGACGCGATTTTGGTACTGCGCAGCCTTTTCGAGTTCGTTGACTGGATCGACTATTGCTACGGCCCAGATTATTCTGTACGAACATTTGATGAGAAAAAGATTCCAAAGAAAGGAATCCAACTCACAGCAGCTCAGATTAAGGTCGTTAAGGATCGCGAGTCACTTCTTAATGAAAAGGACGAGGAAATTAAGCGGCTCGAGGCTGAGCTGAAGAAGCTGAGCGCTCAGGCGGCTCAAATCAAAGAAGAGGATAGGCCGAAGCGCGATTTCAACCCAGAAGACATCTCCGAATTTGAGACGCGCAAGCACTATATCGACTGGGATCTTGCGCTCGCTGGCTGGAAACTCGACGAGACCGTTCTTCAAGAGCGAGAAGTTCACGGCATGCCGGTTGAACCGGGTAACAACACGGGTGTGGGCTACGTTGACTATCTTCTTATGGGTAAAGACGGGCGTCCACTCGCCATTGTCGAGGCGAAGCGCACCTCTTATTCTGAACAAAAGGGTCTCAAGCAGGCGCGGCTTTACGCAGGTTGCCTTGAGAGGGAGTTTGGCTATAAGCCGCCTATATTCCTCACGAATGGATTCGCTACACTGTTTGTCGATGACGAAAACGGTGCTCCACGTCCGGTAAGCGGATTCTTCTCGCAAGATGATCTGCAGAAGCTTTTTAACCGTAGGGCGGCTACGGTAAAGCCTACGACCCTGACAGTAAATGAAGCGATAGCTGGCGGCGGAAAGCGCTATTACCAGATTGAGGCTATCCAACGCGTATGTGCTAACATCGAAGAGGGGCATCGCAAGAGCTTGCTGGTTATGGCTACGGGAACCGGCAAGACTCGTGTTTCGGCCGCCCTGGTTGACGTGCTCATGCGTTCAGGGCATGTTAAGAACGTCCTCTTCTTAGCGGATCGCGTGGCGCTTGTCAGGCAAGCAAAGCACGCTTACCAAGATTATCTGCCCAATGAGTCTCTGTGCAATCTCTGCTCAAATAAGGATGAGCGCAATGCTCGCATCGTTTTCTCCACGTATCCGACCATCATGAATGCAATTGATGGGGAGCGAAATGAAGACGGCGACCGTATGTTTACGCCAGCGCATTTCGACCTCATTATTGTTGACGAGGCGCATCGCTCTATCTTCAAGAAATATCGGGCGATTTTCGAATTCTTCGACTCTCTTGTCGTTGGACTCACGGCAACACCTGCCAACGAGGTTGATCGAAATACGTACGACTTCTTTGATGTTGAGCGTGGCGTGCCGACCTATGTTTACGAATACAAAACAGCAACGGAAGTCGACCATGTCCTTGTTCCGTATTACGGCATAGAAACTCATACGAGCTTTATCGACGAAGGTATTACCTACGACGAACTATCTCCTGAGAAGCAAGAACAGCTTGAGGAAGACTTCGAAGATACCGGCCAAGAAGTCCCTGACAAAATCGAGAGCACGGACCTTAATAGATGGGTGTTTAACGAGGAAACGGTCGACAATGTTTTAGTCACGCTCATGGAGAAGGGCATCCATGTCCAGGGCGGTCAGGAGTTGGGCAAGTCGGTAGTCTTTGCCCAAAACCAAAAGCACGCGCGCTATATTGTCGAGCGTTTCGGTAAGCTTTATCCAGGGCTTCCAGGAGACTACATTCAGGCTGTTGTTCACTCTGACGACTATGCGCATACCATTATTGAAGATTTTGAGCTGAAGGTTCGGCCGGTTATCGCCGTGTCGGTTGACATGATGGACACAGGCATTGATGTGCCCGAAATCGTAAATCTCGTATTCTTCAAAAAGGTTCGCTCCAAGATTAAATTCTGGCAGATGATTGGTCGCGGAACCCGTTTATGCGAGGGGCTGAACGTTACTGACCCGTTGGATGGCACCCACGAGGACAAGGAGCGCTTCTTCATTTTCGATTGGTGCCGCAATTTCGAGTTCTTCCGTGAAAACCCGCACGTTGTTGAAGGGAAGTTAACCGTTTCCGTTGCTGAGCAGGTTTTTTGCAGGCAGGCAGAGCTCGCTATGCTTCTGCAAAACAGCGCTTTTACGGCCGATGACTATCAGGCATGGAGAAAAGAGCTCGTCGAAACTATGCACGGCCAGGTAATCGCTTTGAATGACGAGCTCTTCACCGTTCGTAGACATCGCCGAGAGGTGGAGAAATACCGCCGTATCGAATCCTTTACGCTGCTTTCTGACGTTTCGTTTGCCGAGCTTAAGAATCCGATTTCGATGCTTGTTGTCAATGATGAGGCGGACTTTTCTGCGTTGCGCTTTGATAACGTCATGTATGGTTACATGATTGCGACCTGCAAAGCCCAAAATACAGATTCGTATAAGAAAAAGATTGTGAGCATGGCAAGGCTGTTGCAGTCGTTGTCGACCGTTCCCCAGATCAACGAGCAAATGCCCCTGATTAGGCAAATCGCAGAAGGGGACATGCTGGATGGGGCTACCCTGCTGCTTCTTGAAGATATTCGCAGGCGACTTCGCTCGCTTATTCAGTTTATTATCACTGGGCCGCAACGACGGGATGTTATCACCCACCTGGATGACCCGATTACGGAAATGACCTATGGAGTGTCCGCAGATATTGGTGAAAACTTCGAGAACTATAGGCTTAAGGTCGAGCGCTATCTTAGGGATTATTCTAATAACGTGGTTATTCACAAGTTGCGGACCAATAAGCCGATGACTGAATATGAATTTAGCCAACTCGAGCGTATCTTTACTCACGAACTTGGCAATGCGGAAGATTACGCAAAAGCATATCAAGATACTCCGTTTGGCCTTTTAGTTCGTCGGGTAGTTCATCTCGACCGGGACGCGGCGATGGAGGCCTTTGCCGATTTTCTTAGCGATCAGAGCCTCAATGAACAGCAGATCTCGTTTATTAAACGCGTAATAGATTATGTGGTTGAGAACGGATATATGGAGCCTGCGGCACTTAATCATCCACCGTTCGATCGCCCGAAATCTTTCATGCAGATGTTCAATACTCAACAGCAGATGAACTTGGTGACTGTGATTAAGTCAATTAAAGAGAATGCCATTTCTCCCGCTGCGTAAACCAAAGCGAAAGGTTCCCGCCATGCCAATCCCAACTCAAACCGAGATGTTTCTTATGGTTTTGGAGCTCATGAAAGACGGCAAAGAGCGCAAGCGCATCGGCATCATTAACGACGCCTGCGATATGCTCGGTCTTTCGGATCGAGAGCAGGCACTAGTTACCTCAAGCGGTGTCCCGGTTTATCGCAGCCGTGTTAGCTGGTCGGTCTCTTATCTCGCGCGTGCGGGCATGCTTTCCAAAGTGACACATGGCGTATACAGGATTAGCGATTACGGAAATGCTGCTGTTGAGAAATACGACAACGCGCAGCTGCTTTCCGATGAAATCAACAAGGCTATTGCAGAAAAGAATCCTTGGAAGTCGAAGAAAAAGGGTGATGCCAAACAAAAGGGGGATAAGGATCCGTTGGATGAAGGGGTTCTTCCTGATTCCATCAACGAGACGTCTCCGCAGGAGCAAATCGACGCTGCTTTCGCACAGTTGAAAACTGACCTGCAGGACTCGTTGCTTTCCTCGATTATGGATAAAGACCCGGGCTTCTTCGAGAAGCTTGTCGTGGATCTTCTGGTGAAGATGGGTTACGGGCAGGGCGAGCAGACGCGTATCAGCAATGATGGCGGTATCGACGGTATGATTGCAACGGATGCTCTGGGCTTTGACCCAATCTATGTCCAGGCCAAGCGCTATTCGGCTGAAAAGCACGTTGGGCGCCCCGAACTTCAAGGTTTTGCAGGCGCGCTTGGGAGCATCTCGCGCGGCGTGTTCATCACCACATCAAGCTTTGCGCAGAGCGCGATTGATTGGGCGCGGCATTACCCTCATGCAACGCTTGTGCTTATTGACGGCAAGCGCCTTACCGAGCTGATGATTCAGTACGATCTTGGCGTTTCGACTGAAAAGGTATACCGCATCAAGCGAATTGATGGCGACTACTTCGGGGAAGAGTAGCGCTTTGTCGCATATGGAAGCTACAACCTCTGCCACTCGTTAGCAAACGTGTGAGATGCTCTTGCGACTAATGTAAAGCGGCTTACAGGACACGCTGTTTGCCCTGTAAGCCTTATTTGGGAATCAGGACGGATCCCGATCTAGCGGGTCAGTGTTGTTGTGACTACGTGGCAGCGGCAATTCAACGTCCTCCAATATGCTTGCAATGAGCCCTTCGAGAGATTGCTTTGTTTTAAGTATTTCTATTTGATATGTATTGCGAATCAAATTTGAGCCCGCATGGATTAACGGATTATCTCGGCGAAGCCTTTCGGCGGCATGTATAATCTGTTCAGATTTCGGTATCTCACAATATAGCTTAGCTAGCTCTTTTTCACTATATAAGAAGCCCCTCTGCTTCTTTTTCAGTATTTTGCGTTTGAAGAGAGTCGAGAATCTATCGAAATAGGCTCGATAGTACGATATTTGTTCAAAAAAGTTTTGCGTTCTTCCATGGAACAGCTGGTTGACGAATTGGATTTTGCTCCGATCATCATCGGCGATAACGAATAGTATTTTCGATTCAACTTCTGTAATCGGGTCGCGGATGAATTGGTCGTTAATACAATATTTATCGATAAAGATGGACAGTCCGAGTTCTGACTTGCGCAGCAGCGACAGAAGGTCACGGTGATGCATTCCTCTGTTGATGAGATAGTTTAGCGCGATGAGCGTGTCGATACTGGACCAAGTCCCATCTCTATAGGACAGGAAAAGCGTATTCAACAAACGTTTGATTAGATAATCATCATGAGTATCAAGAATGCACTTAACAAGTTCGTTTGTTCCATAAGTCAGAATGACCTTGCCGCTCAATAGAGCTTTTTTGATTGAGTTCTTGACGCTTAGGCAACTTAAATTGGCATTGCTATAAATAACGCTCCGGAAAGCAGTCATTGAATCTATATGCCTATCTTCTTGAGAAAATGTCAACTCGACAGCTGCTTTGAAGTCTTGCTGGCAATAATTCCTTTCGAATGACATGCGAGCAATCTCTTCAAACAATTGAGATATGCGACCTGGGGGGTCTTCAATTACTTCCCCCGTGTAATGACCTGAGAAATCAACGCATGATTCTGTTGCTTCGGCTAATGAGAGCTCACTTGTTTGGCCGAATTCTACCTTGTTCAGATTTAGAGCAAGTCCGTTTTTCCTCAAGATATCTGCGTATTTATTGAGAATCAGTTCCTTTATTTTGAATGGGGATGATTCGTTCGACACGTTGATAAATATGAACATGTCATCCACATAGCGAATCATTTTGAATGACTCGGCACCGCAATTGCTATCAATGCAGCGGAAAAGCTCCGCATCGATGTCGGAAAGATATACCTTGGTAGCCAGGAAGCTCAGCGTCGGATGGTTTTGAATGGTTGGAAACTTACCCGCTCCGCAATAGAGCAGTAGCGCGCGAAGGAAAAGGCAGTCGGTAGCTGAGAAATTCTTATCGGAGTAACTTTGCATCTTTGACATGAGCTTGTCGACATCAATTGAGTTGTAGAAATTGGAGAGGTCTGTTTTGAGGTAGTAGGAGTACTGGCTTTTTGCAATCCGTTTCTGGTCACAATACCGTCGATAGCTATCCTTATACTGCGCGCAGTTGTTTGCTAGATCGCCGGCGTATTCACATATCATGTCTTCGCGCGGGTCAGCGAAACATCTCTGGTACTCAATCCCAAAAGCAACAAGGTATAAAAACATAATTGGAGAAATGAGTGTTGAATCGCGAAATGACGCGCCTTGCTTCTGAATGAAACCACTAGTTACATAATTCATCGAAGCACAAGCAATGAAGGCACCGTCTTTAATGTAAGCCGAGAAAAAGTTCCCCGAAGATAGAAGTTGCCAATCAAAAGTGTTGAGAACTGAGAATGGATACCATTGTAGATAGCACCTCAAGCGACGTTTCTGGTCCTTCATGGTTTTGCATGCTGCTTTCCAAGAGCTGTACGAGGGGTGCATCATCAGCAAGCCAATCTTTACTGATATCAGTCGTGAAGTAGCTTGGATATGCGAGCGGTATCGACATGCAAATCCGCGCTGCGGCAATCGTAGCATGAGCCTAGAAGTCGTAAGAACAAGCTTTCAAATTGTCAGACGGGTCTCTATACGGAAAAGCAAAAACCGGTGATGTCTGTAGTTTACATGCTGGGCATCATTGCTCGTGCGCCAGTCGGCTAGAACTCTCCCTGTTCTGCTTCGAGTGCGTCGTGAACTTCTTTGTGTCGAGGTTCAAGTATCTGCCGCGTTCGCTAATACGCATTTTTTACATCGCGTCTGGATAGGGCTTTTTCATGGTTAACTCGGATGCAGGTTCGGCATGCGGACAGGTCGTGAATGCAACAGCACTGTTGCATGACTTCAGCTTAGGAATCATGCGCTACATATAATAGGCGGCTTATAGCTCAGCCAGCTGTTCTCAAAATATGATTTTGCGTTTAGTTATCAGTCGTCAGGGCGCTTGCTTTACTTTCGATCGTCTCGAACTCATTCTCCAGGCGAACCATTTCATTTTGAAGAGCCGTAATCATGTTAAGCTGCCAATCTATGAATTCCGGCCACTTCTCACGATTGGCTTTGATGTCATGGCCGCTCTTATAGAAACGAACGCCTTTGCTTTTCCTGTTATATGGTGTTCCGGCAATACCGAGTGCTTGTTCAAGCTCTTGACGGCGAGAGAGGACAAAGTCGCCAAAATCGGTATCGTGCACACACGCCTCTACACCAATCTGTTTCTTCTGCGTATTAATCAAAAGTACCAGATGGTATCTTATCGAGCCTGCTCCTAATTCTGTCCAATGATGCGCTTGCGGCTTGTGCGGTTTAAACGATTGTGAAAAGGTCTCGTTTTGAGCAGCGCAGTCGACGTACGTCTGCCAGTATTCGAGTTTGATGCGCTCAGTTTCCGAGAGATCCGACTTGGCTTTTTCCGCACGTGCCCACTCGTTGGGTGATTCTACTACGTTGAATCGAGGAGCCATGGGAGAGTCGCCAATGCGCCACACCTCGATTTCAACCAAGAAGAACGCGCAGTCGCTGTCTGTGTGTTCGTTGAGCCATTCGATTGCGTTGCGATGTTCGTCGCGCGCACGCGCAACGACCCAGATCACCACACCTGCTCCTTTGCCTGCGGCATATGTAATGATTTTTCCCAAGTGATCATGGTTGGTATCTTCGAGCTGGTTTTCGATAATCACCTTACGCTCTGTGTCAGCCTCTTGAGCAAAGATGTCTACCGCAAACGAGCCGACTGCACTTTCTGTATCCTTGAGCTCGAGTTCAATGGAACAGGCATCGCCAAGCATGGTGAGGTTTTCTTCTTGTGCAAGCCACTTGGTAAAGTTAAGTGCTTCATGTGGCCAGACGTCCCGGACGTTTACCTTTTCGATCTTTCCGAGTTTGGGCTGATTTGCCATGGCTTTGCTTTCTGCGCGGCGCGGTTATGAATTGGAATAACTGTACCACGAGGATGCTAGGGAGGAATTCAATATGCTCGCCAGCGGAGGCGCTTTGCTGAGGCGTATCGCCTGAGAAAAAAGGTGCGGCTTGCCGACGTCTTGAACGGCGACTCGCTGCATCGGCTGTACGAGAAATTCATCCTTGAGTACTACTGCAAGCACTGGAACTGGCTGCATCCCGCCGCGCGTGAGATCGGTCATGGGATAGGCGATTCGGCGCCAGCCTTCTT
This genomic window contains:
- a CDS encoding DUF4268 domain-containing protein, with translation MANQPKLGKIEKVNVRDVWPHEALNFTKWLAQEENLTMLGDACSIELELKDTESAVGSFAVDIFAQEADTERKVIIENQLEDTNHDHLGKIITYAAGKGAGVVIWVVARARDEHRNAIEWLNEHTDSDCAFFLVEIEVWRIGDSPMAPRFNVVESPNEWARAEKAKSDLSETERIKLEYWQTYVDCAAQNETFSQSFKPHKPQAHHWTELGAGSIRYHLVLLINTQKKQIGVEACVHDTDFGDFVLSRRQELEQALGIAGTPYNRKSKGVRFYKSGHDIKANREKWPEFIDWQLNMITALQNEMVRLENEFETIESKASALTTDN
- a CDS encoding DEAD/DEAH box helicase family protein — encoded protein: MNFDFLKREDGYYSLFADACIEAERVFSTSPAMCAVGCRKALELAVKWVYAIDTDISMPYRDNLSSLLHERSFMDAVDERVWRKLLGINKLGNLAVHTERVVTPADAILVLRSLFEFVDWIDYCYGPDYSVRTFDEKKIPKKGIQLTAAQIKVVKDRESLLNEKDEEIKRLEAELKKLSAQAAQIKEEDRPKRDFNPEDISEFETRKHYIDWDLALAGWKLDETVLQEREVHGMPVEPGNNTGVGYVDYLLMGKDGRPLAIVEAKRTSYSEQKGLKQARLYAGCLEREFGYKPPIFLTNGFATLFVDDENGAPRPVSGFFSQDDLQKLFNRRAATVKPTTLTVNEAIAGGGKRYYQIEAIQRVCANIEEGHRKSLLVMATGTGKTRVSAALVDVLMRSGHVKNVLFLADRVALVRQAKHAYQDYLPNESLCNLCSNKDERNARIVFSTYPTIMNAIDGERNEDGDRMFTPAHFDLIIVDEAHRSIFKKYRAIFEFFDSLVVGLTATPANEVDRNTYDFFDVERGVPTYVYEYKTATEVDHVLVPYYGIETHTSFIDEGITYDELSPEKQEQLEEDFEDTGQEVPDKIESTDLNRWVFNEETVDNVLVTLMEKGIHVQGGQELGKSVVFAQNQKHARYIVERFGKLYPGLPGDYIQAVVHSDDYAHTIIEDFELKVRPVIAVSVDMMDTGIDVPEIVNLVFFKKVRSKIKFWQMIGRGTRLCEGLNVTDPLDGTHEDKERFFIFDWCRNFEFFRENPHVVEGKLTVSVAEQVFCRQAELAMLLQNSAFTADDYQAWRKELVETMHGQVIALNDELFTVRRHRREVEKYRRIESFTLLSDVSFAELKNPISMLVVNDEADFSALRFDNVMYGYMIATCKAQNTDSYKKKIVSMARLLQSLSTVPQINEQMPLIRQIAEGDMLDGATLLLLEDIRRRLRSLIQFIITGPQRRDVITHLDDPITEMTYGVSADIGENFENYRLKVERYLRDYSNNVVIHKLRTNKPMTEYEFSQLERIFTHELGNAEDYAKAYQDTPFGLLVRRVVHLDRDAAMEAFADFLSDQSLNEQQISFIKRVIDYVVENGYMEPAALNHPPFDRPKSFMQMFNTQQQMNLVTVIKSIKENAISPAA
- a CDS encoding AbiA family abortive infection protein codes for the protein MLRLPQRGFACRYRSHIQATSRLISVKIGLLMMHPSYSSWKAACKTMKDQKRRLRCYLQWYPFSVLNTFDWQLLSSGNFFSAYIKDGAFIACASMNYVTSGFIQKQGASFRDSTLISPIMFLYLVAFGIEYQRCFADPREDMICEYAGDLANNCAQYKDSYRRYCDQKRIAKSQYSYYLKTDLSNFYNSIDVDKLMSKMQSYSDKNFSATDCLFLRALLLYCGAGKFPTIQNHPTLSFLATKVYLSDIDAELFRCIDSNCGAESFKMIRYVDDMFIFINVSNESSPFKIKELILNKYADILRKNGLALNLNKVEFGQTSELSLAEATESCVDFSGHYTGEVIEDPPGRISQLFEEIARMSFERNYCQQDFKAAVELTFSQEDRHIDSMTAFRSVIYSNANLSCLSVKNSIKKALLSGKVILTYGTNELVKCILDTHDDYLIKRLLNTLFLSYRDGTWSSIDTLIALNYLINRGMHHRDLLSLLRKSELGLSIFIDKYCINDQFIRDPITEVESKILFVIADDDRSKIQFVNQLFHGRTQNFFEQISYYRAYFDRFSTLFKRKILKKKQRGFLYSEKELAKLYCEIPKSEQIIHAAERLRRDNPLIHAGSNLIRNTYQIEILKTKQSLEGLIASILEDVELPLPRSHNNTDPLDRDPS
- a CDS encoding restriction endonuclease, with the translated sequence MPIPTQTEMFLMVLELMKDGKERKRIGIINDACDMLGLSDREQALVTSSGVPVYRSRVSWSVSYLARAGMLSKVTHGVYRISDYGNAAVEKYDNAQLLSDEINKAIAEKNPWKSKKKGDAKQKGDKDPLDEGVLPDSINETSPQEQIDAAFAQLKTDLQDSLLSSIMDKDPGFFEKLVVDLLVKMGYGQGEQTRISNDGGIDGMIATDALGFDPIYVQAKRYSAEKHVGRPELQGFAGALGSISRGVFITTSSFAQSAIDWARHYPHATLVLIDGKRLTELMIQYDLGVSTEKVYRIKRIDGDYFGEE